Proteins from a genomic interval of Paenibacillus sp. FSL R5-0623:
- a CDS encoding alpha/beta hydrolase — MTIDVLVRNNVKVLGSGSQTIVFAHGFGCDQDMWRYIVPAFSENYRVILFDYVGSGESQINYYDAVKYNNLEGYAQDVLEIMEALELRDTIFVGHSVSSMIGMLASIQNPKYFKQIVMLGPSPRYVNDLPSYYGGFDRNDIDELLEMMQMNFIGWASYLAPIVMNNPERKDLAEDLEKSFCSRDPHIARQFAEVTFLSDCRIDLDQATVPTLILQCSEDSIAPVEVGDYLHAHLKNSRLQQMTAKGHYPHLSQPEETIRMIKDYLTSA, encoded by the coding sequence ATGACGATTGATGTGCTTGTTAGAAATAATGTTAAAGTGCTTGGCTCGGGTAGCCAAACGATTGTATTTGCCCATGGTTTTGGATGTGATCAGGATATGTGGCGTTACATCGTCCCTGCTTTTAGCGAAAACTATCGTGTAATTTTGTTTGATTATGTTGGATCTGGCGAATCTCAAATCAACTATTATGATGCTGTTAAATATAACAACCTTGAAGGGTACGCCCAGGATGTGCTGGAAATTATGGAAGCACTTGAATTAAGAGATACCATATTTGTCGGTCATTCTGTCAGCAGTATGATCGGCATGCTGGCATCCATTCAGAACCCCAAATATTTCAAACAGATTGTCATGTTGGGGCCTTCTCCACGTTATGTGAATGATCTTCCAAGTTATTATGGAGGTTTTGATCGGAATGATATCGATGAATTGCTTGAGATGATGCAGATGAATTTTATAGGCTGGGCAAGTTATCTGGCACCGATTGTGATGAACAATCCGGAACGGAAAGATCTGGCGGAAGACTTGGAGAAAAGCTTCTGTTCCAGAGATCCGCATATTGCGAGACAATTTGCCGAAGTGACGTTTTTATCTGACTGTCGTATTGATCTGGATCAGGCAACTGTACCAACGTTGATTCTTCAGTGTTCTGAGGACAGTATTGCCCCGGTTGAAGTAGGGGATTATTTACACGCTCATCTGAAGAATAGCAGGTTGCAACAGATGACGGCCAAGGGACATTATCCACATCTAAGTCAACCGGAAGAAACGATCCGAATGATTAAGGATTATTTGACGAGCGCATAA